A part of Helicobacter himalayensis genomic DNA contains:
- a CDS encoding DUF448 domain-containing protein, translated as MRNPKQTRMCIACRKRFHQSLILRLQAREAVLCVFSGSGRSFYVCKECQTNPKTLRSITKRYKILEVSEGVNTIWKK; from the coding sequence ATGCGCAATCCAAAGCAGACGAGAATGTGTATTGCTTGTAGAAAACGCTTCCACCAAAGCTTGATTTTGCGTCTTCAAGCTAGAGAAGCTGTGCTGTGCGTCTTTAGCGGGAGTGGCAGGAGCTTTTATGTATGCAAGGAATGTCAAACAAACCCAAAAACATTAAGAAGTATTACAAAGCGCTATAAGATTTTGGAAGTTTCAGAAGGAGTAAATACAATATGGAAAAAATAA
- the pyrG gene encoding glutamine hydrolyzing CTP synthase, with amino-acid sequence MKNPSHIESSSKKEVKYIFVTGGVLSSLGKGITSSSLATLLQHSGFNVSILKIDPYINVDPGTMSPLEHGEVFVTSDGAETDLDIGHYERFLNKNFYKTNNFTTGQVYLSVIENERKGKYLGKTIQIVPHIVDEIKHRIRLAGVNQADGSAYDFLIVELGGTVGDMEGMPYLEAMRQMKHELGLKHVVSVHVTLIPLVRAAGELKTKPTQHSVQELRRIGISPQILVARSEKMLSIELKRKLALSCDVDDDSVIVAKDSQSIYQCPLDFLQEGILVPLARIFGLGELSPNMDEWDMLVKKIISPKDTITIGFVGKYLSLKESYKSLTEALIHAGANTNTRVNIRWIDSELLEDDISILDEVDSILIPGGFGERGIEGKLHAITYARENKVPLLGICLGMQLSIIEYARNVLGIKEANSSEFDKDTKEPVIYLIEDFIDSQGNKQLRTHTSPMGGTMRLGEYECRIKKGTKLYDAYKQELIKERHRHRYEANPAYKEALQKAGLIISGESNGLIEAIELENHPWFVAVQFHPEFTSRLKNPNPIILEFLKQALAHKRIR; translated from the coding sequence ATGAAAAATCCATCTCATATAGAATCTAGCTCTAAAAAAGAAGTGAAATATATCTTTGTAACTGGTGGTGTTTTAAGCTCACTTGGCAAAGGAATTACCTCATCTTCACTTGCGACACTTTTGCAGCATAGCGGTTTTAATGTGAGTATTTTAAAGATTGACCCTTATATCAATGTCGATCCGGGCACAATGAGTCCGCTAGAGCACGGCGAAGTGTTTGTCACAAGCGATGGTGCAGAGACAGATTTAGACATAGGGCATTATGAGCGCTTCTTAAATAAGAATTTTTACAAGACAAATAACTTCACCACTGGGCAGGTGTATCTTTCAGTTATTGAAAATGAGCGCAAGGGCAAATATTTAGGCAAAACAATCCAAATCGTCCCGCATATCGTTGATGAGATAAAACACAGAATCCGCCTTGCAGGAGTCAATCAAGCCGATGGAAGCGCGTATGATTTTCTCATTGTCGAGCTTGGTGGTACCGTTGGCGATATGGAGGGAATGCCGTATTTAGAAGCGATGCGACAAATGAAGCACGAGTTAGGATTAAAGCACGTTGTGAGCGTACATGTAACGCTTATCCCACTTGTGCGCGCCGCGGGTGAATTAAAGACAAAGCCAACGCAGCATAGCGTGCAAGAATTGCGCAGGATTGGGATTTCACCGCAGATTCTCGTAGCGCGCAGTGAAAAAATGCTAAGCATTGAGCTTAAACGCAAACTCGCACTAAGTTGCGATGTCGATGATGATAGCGTGATTGTGGCAAAAGATTCTCAAAGCATTTATCAATGCCCGCTAGATTTTTTACAAGAAGGTATTTTAGTGCCACTTGCGCGCATTTTTGGCTTGGGAGAACTAAGCCCAAATATGGACGAATGGGATATGCTTGTAAAAAAAATCATCTCACCAAAAGATACCATAACCATTGGCTTTGTGGGCAAATATCTCTCTTTAAAAGAATCTTACAAATCCCTAACTGAGGCACTAATCCACGCTGGAGCAAATACAAATACGAGGGTAAATATCAGGTGGATTGATAGTGAATTGCTAGAAGATGATATAAGCATTTTAGATGAAGTGGATTCTATCCTTATCCCTGGGGGATTTGGGGAACGCGGGATTGAAGGGAAGTTACACGCGATTACCTATGCGAGGGAAAATAAAGTCCCTTTGCTTGGAATCTGCCTTGGTATGCAGCTTAGTATTATCGAATATGCGCGCAATGTGCTAGGTATCAAGGAGGCAAATTCCAGCGAATTCGACAAAGATACAAAAGAGCCTGTGATTTATCTAATCGAAGATTTTATAGATTCTCAAGGAAACAAACAACTCAGAACGCATACTTCGCCTATGGGAGGCACAATGCGTTTGGGAGAATATGAATGCAGGATTAAAAAAGGTACAAAACTTTATGATGCTTATAAGCAAGAGCTTATCAAAGAACGACATCGTCATCGCTATGAGGCAAATCCAGCGTATAAAGAAGCCTTGCAAAAGGCAGGGCTTATCATAAGCGGGGAAAGCAATGGGCTCATTGAAGCTATCGAGCTAGAAAATCACCCGTGGTTTGTCGCGGTGCAATTTCACCCAGAATTTACCTCAAGGCTCAAAAATCCAAACCCAATAATTTTAGAATTTCTCAAGCAAGCGCTAGCCCACAAGCGCATACGATAG
- a CDS encoding M48 family metallopeptidase, with product MLLIALFLLLYSLPSLVLALLQYTHIKKALTKEAILLDSKDYLKAGYYALANLRLRIIEKIIDAVVFCAWISFGLGALWVYLSAFGLNFYLQSVIFLLLLFLLSALIKLPLSMYQTFGIDKKYGFCKQSVGLFFMDLLKSSVLGILIGGAIFYGLLWVIENFEYWWIAGFCLVFAIVIVANAIYPTLIAPLFNKFAPLEDIELKNRIESLLLQVGFKSSGVFVMDASKRDGRLNAYFGGIGRTKRVVLFDTLLDKISKDGLLAILGHELGHFKHKDILKNIFIAGSFLFVLFFIASHFPTLFYTQSALPQNSAGTLSLLLLLEPVLSFWFLPIMGYFSRKAEYGADAFGASLSSKNHLANALVRLVNENKEFPSSHPLYIFFYYSHPPLLERLKALDYEVSANYENTKAQAL from the coding sequence ATGCTATTAATTGCTTTATTTTTATTGCTGTATAGTTTGCCTAGTCTTGTCTTAGCGCTTTTGCAATACACGCATATTAAAAAGGCTCTCACCAAAGAAGCTATTTTGTTGGATTCTAAGGATTATTTAAAAGCCGGATATTATGCGCTAGCAAATCTGCGCCTTAGAATCATAGAAAAAATCATCGATGCAGTGGTGTTTTGTGCGTGGATTAGCTTTGGACTTGGTGCACTTTGGGTGTATCTTAGTGCTTTTGGGCTAAATTTTTATTTACAAAGTGTCATTTTCCTTTTGCTTCTTTTTTTACTAAGCGCACTTATTAAGCTTCCACTCTCAATGTATCAAACCTTTGGTATTGATAAAAAATATGGATTTTGTAAGCAAAGTGTTGGACTCTTTTTTATGGATTTGTTAAAATCTAGTGTGCTTGGGATTCTCATTGGTGGGGCGATTTTTTATGGATTATTGTGGGTGATTGAGAATTTTGAATATTGGTGGATAGCTGGATTCTGTCTTGTGTTTGCCATTGTGATAGTGGCAAATGCCATTTATCCCACGCTCATCGCGCCACTTTTTAATAAATTTGCGCCATTAGAAGATATTGAGCTAAAAAATCGCATAGAATCTTTGCTCTTGCAAGTTGGCTTTAAAAGCTCTGGCGTGTTTGTGATGGATGCGAGCAAAAGAGATGGGCGTTTAAATGCGTATTTTGGGGGCATTGGTAGGACAAAGCGCGTGGTGCTTTTTGATACATTGCTCGATAAGATTAGCAAAGATGGACTTTTAGCGATTTTAGGACACGAGCTGGGGCATTTCAAACATAAAGATATTTTGAAAAACATCTTTATCGCTGGGAGCTTTTTGTTTGTACTTTTTTTTATTGCCTCGCATTTTCCTACGCTTTTTTACACCCAAAGTGCTTTGCCTCAAAATAGCGCAGGCACGTTAAGCCTGTTACTTTTGCTAGAGCCTGTGCTGTCGTTTTGGTTTTTGCCGATTATGGGATATTTTTCACGCAAGGCAGAATATGGTGCTGATGCTTTTGGCGCGAGTCTATCTTCCAAAAATCACCTTGCAAATGCGCTTGTGCGCTTGGTGAATGAAAATAAAGAATTTCCTAGCTCACACCCTTTGTATATCTTTTTTTATTACTCACACCCGCCACTTTTGGAGCGCTTAAAGGCACTTGATTATGAAGTGAGCGCAAACTACGAGAATACAAAGGCGCAAGCTCTATAA
- the prmC gene encoding peptide chain release factor N(5)-glutamine methyltransferase yields the protein MTIAYALQKAKVLLNNAPFVKKDFSLNPALPKPRVSLESELLLSYVLGQERIFLHTFGEKLLSKKQENEFFALINRRANGEPIEYLTGKVSFYGEEFFIESGVLIPRPESEILINKVQALLMQTQMQEILEAEIFEVGVGSGIIALTLARLNPKLRIYASDINQKALALSAKNSAHFGLDSQITLFYGSLLEPFLTNLGVQKLKGALIVSNPPYIANDYPLSTPLLFEPQNALFGGERGSEILEALILESKRVGARVLVCEMGYDQKAFLSAFIAHIAHKKLEFYKDLSGLDRGFVLEFF from the coding sequence ATGACTATTGCCTACGCGCTTCAAAAGGCTAAGGTGCTTTTAAACAACGCACCTTTTGTCAAAAAAGACTTTTCTCTAAATCCTGCGCTACCAAAACCTCGCGTAAGCTTAGAATCTGAACTTTTATTAAGCTATGTTTTAGGGCAAGAGAGAATCTTTTTGCATACATTTGGAGAAAAGCTCCTTTCAAAGAAACAAGAAAATGAATTTTTTGCGCTTATCAATAGACGCGCAAATGGCGAACCTATCGAATACCTTACAGGAAAAGTAAGCTTTTATGGTGAGGAGTTTTTTATAGAATCTGGCGTGCTTATCCCGCGTCCTGAAAGCGAGATTCTCATCAATAAAGTGCAGGCATTGCTTATGCAAACTCAAATGCAAGAGATTCTTGAAGCAGAAATCTTTGAGGTTGGTGTTGGTTCTGGCATTATCGCGCTCACCCTTGCGCGCTTAAACCCAAAGCTTAGAATCTATGCAAGCGATATTAACCAAAAAGCCCTTGCCTTAAGCGCGAAAAATAGCGCGCATTTTGGGCTAGATTCTCAAATTACGCTTTTTTATGGCTCGCTGCTAGAGCCTTTTCTTACAAATCTTGGCGTACAAAAGCTCAAAGGTGCGCTTATTGTTTCAAATCCACCTTATATCGCAAATGATTACCCCCTAAGCACACCTCTTTTGTTCGAGCCACAAAATGCGCTTTTTGGTGGGGAGAGGGGCAGTGAGATTTTAGAAGCGTTGATTTTAGAATCTAAGCGTGTGGGTGCTAGGGTGCTAGTGTGTGAAATGGGGTATGACCAAAAGGCATTTTTAAGCGCGTTTATTGCACACATTGCACATAAAAAGCTAGAATTTTATAAGGATTTAAGCGGGCTTGATAGGGGCTTTGTGTTAGAATTTTTTTAA
- the rsmD gene encoding 16S rRNA (guanine(966)-N(2))-methyltransferase RsmD translates to MQKPRTIDSKKSQTTLENPQNLGKQKRLNMNAKRSRSKIPNRFGDTLKGIESKIPAIRINSGILKGFKLEFPFIQQKSKTRPTKAIIRESFFNSIGVQIQGVSFIEAFGGSGSMGIEALSHGAKEALFFESNSKNAQILSHNLARAKVRCSALQFEVFVQDFFTSSANLAHLQNKSILYLDPPFFVRAGMEDMYVRCFEFIAQLENPHIFLCAFEGMSGAEIPQNLGNFVKIKHKKFGKSTISYFLNTQGESYG, encoded by the coding sequence ATGCAAAAGCCACGCACAATAGATTCCAAGAAATCCCAAACAACGTTAGAGAATCCACAGAATCTTGGTAAGCAAAAAAGGTTGAATATGAACGCGAAGCGGAGTCGAAGCAAAATTCCCAACCGCTTCGGTGATACATTGAAAGGAATAGAATCTAAAATTCCAGCTATCCGCATAAATAGTGGGATTCTCAAAGGTTTCAAATTAGAATTTCCTTTTATCCAGCAAAAATCCAAAACCCGCCCAACCAAAGCTATTATAAGAGAATCTTTTTTTAATTCCATCGGTGTGCAGATTCAAGGAGTTAGCTTTATTGAAGCCTTTGGCGGAAGTGGTTCTATGGGGATAGAGGCACTTAGCCACGGCGCAAAAGAAGCGCTATTTTTTGAATCTAATTCCAAAAACGCGCAGATTCTCTCTCATAATCTCGCGCGTGCAAAGGTGCGTTGCAGCGCATTACAATTTGAAGTTTTTGTGCAGGATTTTTTCACTTCTAGCGCCAATTTAGCGCATTTGCAAAACAAAAGCATTCTTTATCTTGATCCACCGTTTTTTGTGCGCGCTGGTATGGAAGATATGTATGTGCGTTGTTTTGAGTTTATCGCGCAACTTGAAAATCCGCATATTTTTCTCTGCGCGTTTGAGGGAATGAGCGGGGCGGAAATTCCTCAAAATCTTGGAAATTTTGTTAAAATAAAACACAAAAAATTTGGGAAAAGCACGATATCGTATTTTTTAAACACACAAGGAGAATCTTATGGCTGA
- the fliL gene encoding flagellar basal body-associated protein FliL: MAEEQENTQASAENKKNKTILFVIIGVGVLLILLLAVIIALVFVTSKDNEAKPQQPQVQQTAQPQTPKIVVGNTVTARATDYAKVGPIFPIAEEFRVNLMTQTGKKVLITKINLELDKPETQPEIESKLPMLTDAIIEILASKSFEEVATTKGKNRLKDEIVQRLNEFLIDGSIKNIFFTSFLIG, translated from the coding sequence ATGGCTGAAGAACAAGAAAACACCCAAGCTAGCGCAGAAAACAAGAAAAACAAGACGATTTTATTTGTGATTATTGGCGTTGGCGTTTTGCTTATTTTGTTGCTAGCGGTGATTATCGCGCTTGTATTTGTAACCTCAAAAGACAATGAAGCTAAGCCTCAGCAACCCCAAGTCCAGCAGACAGCCCAACCACAAACGCCAAAAATTGTCGTTGGCAACACCGTGACCGCGCGCGCAACTGATTACGCAAAAGTTGGACCTATTTTTCCTATTGCGGAGGAATTTCGCGTTAATCTGATGACACAAACGGGTAAAAAAGTCCTCATCACAAAAATAAACCTCGAGCTTGACAAGCCAGAAACACAGCCAGAGATAGAATCAAAGCTTCCAATGCTAACTGATGCGATTATTGAAATCCTCGCATCAAAGTCGTTTGAAGAAGTCGCCACCACAAAGGGCAAAAATCGCTTAAAAGATGAAATTGTCCAAAGACTCAATGAATTTCTCATCGATGGTAGCATTAAAAATATCTTTTTTACAAGTTTCCTTATTGGTTAA
- the acpS gene encoding holo-ACP synthase: MLGIDVMSIPRMREFVEKFGARAMQRFLSNDEIALCVKKQSLNYHRLAGFWAAKEALSKAFGCGIGKELGFLDMSISLDSKGAPHIALNAQKLCNFQTQKHFSYIALSITHEREFAIACVILR; encoded by the coding sequence GTGTTAGGCATTGATGTGATGAGCATTCCTAGAATGCGTGAGTTTGTGGAAAAATTTGGTGCTAGGGCAATGCAACGCTTTTTGTCAAATGATGAAATCGCGCTTTGTGTCAAAAAGCAATCTCTTAATTATCATCGTTTAGCAGGATTTTGGGCGGCTAAAGAAGCACTTAGCAAGGCTTTTGGTTGTGGGATTGGCAAGGAGCTTGGATTTTTGGATATGAGTATTAGCCTAGATTCTAAAGGCGCGCCACATATCGCATTAAATGCGCAAAAACTCTGTAATTTTCAAACACAAAAGCATTTTTCATATATCGCGCTAAGTATCACACACGAGAGGGAATTTGCCATTGCGTGCGTGATACTTAGATAA
- the trpS gene encoding tryptophan--tRNA ligase yields MSVSKNSQTSQTQTSRKPRVFSGIQPTGNIHLGNYLGAVKNWVDSQDLYENIFCVVNSHAITTRQDPQTLRAKTYELAAMLLACGIDMQKSNLFIQSQIDEHAALAWILDCNIPMGDMSRMTQFKDKSSKNPKNINVGLFNYPALMAADILLYQADFVPVGEDQKQHLELTRDVAERFNRDFGECFKIPKPLIPKVGARVMGFDNPESKMSKSAEGENHAIFLLDSPEIITRKCKKAVTDSQSGIVFDPARAGLYNLLCIYEIFSGKSREAIEQEFAGAGYGVLKTHLAEVLIESLRGIREEYTRLVAEKGYIEQILDSSAERVRIIARDTYTQVKTLVGLV; encoded by the coding sequence ATGAGTGTTTCTAAGAATTCTCAAACCTCTCAAACTCAAACCTCGCGCAAACCTCGTGTGTTTTCTGGTATCCAGCCAACGGGCAATATACATTTGGGCAATTATTTGGGTGCGGTGAAAAATTGGGTGGATTCTCAAGATTTGTATGAAAATATTTTTTGTGTGGTGAATTCTCACGCCATTACCACGCGTCAAGATCCACAAACCCTGCGCGCAAAGACCTATGAGTTAGCAGCGATGCTTTTAGCGTGTGGTATTGATATGCAAAAATCCAACCTTTTTATCCAAAGCCAGATTGATGAGCACGCCGCGCTTGCGTGGATTTTGGATTGTAATATTCCTATGGGTGATATGAGTCGTATGACGCAGTTTAAGGACAAGTCAAGTAAGAATCCAAAAAATATCAATGTCGGGCTTTTCAACTATCCTGCCTTAATGGCGGCGGATATTTTGCTCTATCAAGCCGATTTTGTGCCGGTGGGCGAGGACCAAAAGCAGCACCTAGAGCTTACGCGCGATGTGGCAGAGCGCTTTAATCGTGATTTTGGGGAATGCTTTAAGATTCCAAAACCGCTTATTCCAAAAGTAGGTGCGCGTGTTATGGGCTTTGATAATCCAGAATCTAAAATGAGCAAATCCGCCGAAGGTGAAAATCACGCGATTTTCTTGCTTGATAGCCCAGAAATTATTACACGCAAATGTAAAAAGGCCGTGACAGATTCTCAAAGTGGCATTGTCTTTGACCCAGCGCGCGCAGGACTTTACAATCTTTTATGTATTTATGAAATTTTTAGTGGTAAATCACGCGAGGCAATCGAGCAGGAATTTGCAGGCGCAGGCTATGGCGTGCTAAAAACACATTTAGCAGAGGTATTGATAGAATCTCTGCGTGGGATAAGAGAGGAATACACGCGTCTTGTGGCAGAAAAAGGCTATATCGAGCAGATTTTAGATTCTAGTGCAGAGCGTGTGCGCATCATCGCCCGCGATACCTATACGCAGGTAAAAACGCTTGTGGGATTGGTGTAG
- a CDS encoding heavy metal translocating P-type ATPase: MQRQCSHCHLSYDERALKKVVAEDEELYFCCNGCEGVYFLLQKAKLQSFYSKLGTTTLNPPKDANTEDLGFFESAGFKEKYIRVNKDGSFSCSLILEHIHCAACVWLNERILNNQKGIKNATINYTNNKLLLTWDNTQVSLSQIITLIRSIGYDAYAYDPSLQESRDKAHLREYYIRIIVALFATMNIMWIAIAQYSGYFLGMSDEVKDILNLASFVLCLLTLIFSGFVFYKGAYFGLKNGFIGMDLLVSVGATLTFFYSIYAAITHSGETYFESVSMILTFVLVGKFLEIRARKGAGESLDKLHAFLPQTLSVCENGDEQSLILKKPEEVAIGDVILALPGEKIALDSVLLSDIGIFDTKAINGESLPLTRYRGEELSSGFINLNHKILYKAQKSFEDSLMSKVMRLVEESLSHKPRIQNLANSISQNFSRAVLFIALLCFLGWYFLGGVSVERALIIAISVIIIACPCALALATPLASVVGIMQSYKKHIIFKQASFLEILAKANVVVFDKTGTLTCGNPQVEALFGELQKEDLKLLYALVSQSKHPISVGVKNYLEKRESKEGLKAVLEDFVQVDSKGIKAYCEGKKLVGGSLEFLESEGVEIAREGLNLGSGMLFGFGIDSRLVGVFELRDSLKSGAKELISYLHTQGCETILLSGDREQSVKECALSLNIAQYQAGASPLQKGAFIENLKSKGMNVVMAGDGINDALALSKSDIAISMGGGSDIALLSSDVVILNDSLESLQSAFRLAKRTFLCIKQNIGLSILYNALTIPIAFAGLVIPLFAALSMSLSSLLVVLNSLRIK, from the coding sequence GTGCAACGACAATGCAGCCACTGCCATTTAAGCTATGATGAGCGCGCGTTAAAAAAAGTTGTGGCAGAAGATGAGGAATTGTATTTTTGCTGTAATGGGTGCGAAGGCGTGTATTTTTTATTGCAAAAAGCAAAATTACAAAGCTTTTATTCTAAGCTTGGCACAACTACGCTTAATCCTCCAAAAGATGCCAACACAGAGGATTTAGGCTTTTTTGAATCTGCGGGATTTAAGGAAAAATATATCCGCGTCAATAAAGATGGAAGTTTTTCTTGCTCACTTATTTTGGAGCATATCCATTGCGCGGCGTGTGTGTGGCTCAATGAGCGGATTTTGAATAACCAAAAAGGCATTAAAAATGCCACGATTAACTACACCAACAATAAGCTTCTTCTCACTTGGGATAATACGCAGGTCTCCCTGTCTCAAATTATCACGCTTATCCGATCCATTGGCTATGATGCCTACGCCTATGATCCTAGCTTGCAGGAGTCGCGCGACAAAGCGCATTTGCGCGAATATTACATACGCATTATTGTTGCGCTTTTTGCCACGATGAATATTATGTGGATTGCCATAGCGCAGTATAGCGGGTATTTTTTGGGTATGAGTGATGAGGTGAAAGATATTTTGAACCTTGCTTCGTTTGTGCTTTGCCTTTTGACGCTGATTTTTTCTGGCTTTGTGTTTTATAAAGGCGCGTATTTTGGGTTGAAAAACGGCTTTATTGGAATGGATTTGCTAGTAAGCGTTGGCGCGACACTTACATTTTTTTATTCTATTTATGCTGCAATCACGCATAGTGGGGAAACTTACTTTGAATCTGTGAGTATGATTCTTACCTTTGTTTTAGTTGGGAAATTTTTAGAAATACGCGCGAGGAAAGGCGCTGGGGAGAGTTTGGATAAATTGCACGCGTTTTTGCCTCAAACTTTGAGTGTGTGTGAAAATGGCGATGAGCAAAGTCTAATCCTTAAAAAGCCCGAGGAAGTGGCAATTGGCGATGTGATTTTAGCACTGCCGGGGGAAAAAATCGCATTAGATTCTGTGCTTCTTTCAGATATTGGTATTTTTGATACAAAAGCCATTAACGGCGAGAGTTTGCCGCTTACAAGATACAGGGGCGAGGAGCTAAGCTCGGGATTTATCAATCTTAATCATAAGATTCTCTACAAAGCACAAAAAAGCTTTGAAGATAGCCTTATGAGTAAGGTTATGCGTCTTGTGGAGGAAAGTCTAAGCCACAAACCCAGAATCCAAAATCTCGCTAATAGCATTTCGCAAAATTTTTCACGCGCCGTGCTTTTTATCGCGCTGCTGTGCTTTTTGGGCTGGTATTTTTTGGGCGGGGTGAGTGTGGAGCGCGCGCTTATTATTGCTATTTCTGTGATTATTATCGCGTGTCCTTGTGCTTTGGCGCTTGCTACACCGCTTGCGAGCGTGGTTGGCATTATGCAATCTTACAAAAAGCATATTATTTTTAAGCAGGCAAGTTTTTTGGAGATTCTTGCAAAGGCAAATGTCGTAGTGTTTGACAAAACAGGCACGCTTACTTGTGGAAATCCGCAAGTAGAAGCGCTTTTTGGGGAATTGCAAAAAGAGGATTTGAAGCTTTTGTATGCGCTTGTTTCACAAAGCAAGCACCCCATTTCTGTGGGCGTGAAAAATTACCTTGAAAAAAGAGAATCTAAAGAGGGCTTGAAGGCAGTCTTAGAGGATTTTGTGCAGGTGGATTCTAAGGGTATTAAGGCGTATTGTGAGGGGAAAAAGCTTGTTGGGGGGAGTTTGGAATTTTTAGAATCTGAGGGTGTTGAAATCGCGCGAGAGGGGCTTAATCTTGGCTCTGGAATGCTTTTTGGTTTTGGGATAGATTCTAGACTTGTTGGTGTTTTTGAGCTTAGGGATTCTCTAAAAAGTGGTGCGAAGGAGCTTATTTCCTATTTGCACACGCAGGGCTGTGAGACGATTTTACTAAGTGGCGATAGGGAGCAAAGCGTGAAAGAGTGTGCGCTCTCTCTTAATATCGCGCAGTATCAAGCCGGCGCCTCACCATTGCAAAAAGGCGCATTTATTGAGAATCTTAAAAGTAAAGGTATGAATGTTGTGATGGCAGGTGATGGCATAAATGACGCGCTGGCGCTAAGTAAAAGCGATATTGCCATAAGTATGGGCGGGGGCAGTGACATTGCGCTTTTAAGCAGTGATGTGGTGATTTTAAATGATAGTTTAGAAAGCCTGCAAAGTGCCTTTAGGCTGGCAAAGCGCACATTTTTATGTATCAAGCAAAATATCGGGCTAAGTATCTTGTATAATGCGCTGACTATCCCAATAGCGTTTGCTGGGCTTGTGATTCCGCTTTTTGCTGCACTTTCAATGAGCTTAAGCTCGCTTCTTGTTGTGCTAAATTCATTGCGTATCAAATAA